A region from the Pararge aegeria chromosome Z, ilParAegt1.1, whole genome shotgun sequence genome encodes:
- the LOC120636229 gene encoding uncharacterized protein LOC120636229 isoform X2 produces MFTLKKSIVCFLMISFAVGGKPKKFVPPTSKGIQCYNCLSFDHPGCWDPDHPDYANITVPNIDCYIPGMAFLCIVITSESAKLVETGQEIGPVRARTCVPAKDFSKKTVSYSMCSKLSKELSASEIFSRIAVTRPQCSLCKKHLCTDATHC; encoded by the exons ATGTTCACACTGAAAAAATCCATTGTGTGTTTTCTGATGATTTCCTTTGCGGTTGGCGG CAAACCGAAAAAGTTTGTGCCACCTACTTCCAAGGGTATCCAATGTTATAATTGCTTATCATTTGACCACCCTGGTTGTTGGGACCCTGACCATCCAGACTATGCTAACATTACG GTCCCTAACATTGATTGCTACATTCCTGGAATGGCGTTTCTCTGCATCGTAATCACTTCAGAGTCTGCTAAACTTG TGGAGACTGGTCaagaaatcggtccagtacgcGCGAGAACTTGCGTGCCCGCTAAGGACTTTTCAAAGAAAACTGTTTCATATTCCATGTGCAGCAAACTAAGCAAAGAACTGTCTGCCTCGGAAATATTCTCGCGTATAGCTGTCACCCGACCACAATGTTCTCTTTGCAAGAAACATCTATGCACGGATGCGACACATTGCTAA
- the LOC120636229 gene encoding uncharacterized protein LOC120636229 isoform X1: MFTLKKSIVCFLMISFAVGGTHKKVKPKKFVPPTSKGIQCYNCLSFDHPGCWDPDHPDYANITVPNIDCYIPGMAFLCIVITSESAKLVETGQEIGPVRARTCVPAKDFSKKTVSYSMCSKLSKELSASEIFSRIAVTRPQCSLCKKHLCTDATHC, translated from the exons ATGTTCACACTGAAAAAATCCATTGTGTGTTTTCTGATGATTTCCTTTGCGGTTGGCG GCACACACAAGAAGGTCAAACCGAAAAAGTTTGTGCCACCTACTTCCAAGGGTATCCAATGTTATAATTGCTTATCATTTGACCACCCTGGTTGTTGGGACCCTGACCATCCAGACTATGCTAACATTACG GTCCCTAACATTGATTGCTACATTCCTGGAATGGCGTTTCTCTGCATCGTAATCACTTCAGAGTCTGCTAAACTTG TGGAGACTGGTCaagaaatcggtccagtacgcGCGAGAACTTGCGTGCCCGCTAAGGACTTTTCAAAGAAAACTGTTTCATATTCCATGTGCAGCAAACTAAGCAAAGAACTGTCTGCCTCGGAAATATTCTCGCGTATAGCTGTCACCCGACCACAATGTTCTCTTTGCAAGAAACATCTATGCACGGATGCGACACATTGCTAA